DNA from Triticum aestivum cultivar Chinese Spring chromosome 7D, IWGSC CS RefSeq v2.1, whole genome shotgun sequence:
TTCCAAAAATGTTAACAAATTCCCAACAATTGATATTGAACAAAAATTGCAAACCACGTACTTTTTTAAAAAATTATCAAATTTTTAAACACAAACATTTCTTATTTTTGtgaacaaaaaaattcaaaaataggcaCTTTATTGAACAGTTTTTATAGTTGTAACAATAACTGAAAACAAGAAGATGTTTTGGTATTCCAAACGATTTTCTAAATTTTTAACAGGTTTCAAAATGAATAATAAAGTTCAAAAATAAGAGAAATGAactaacaaaaaaaataaaaaaatagaacagAAAAAAATGCTTAGCCCTTGGCCCAACTAGGGGACCGCATTGCTCCCATCGGGCGCCTGTTGGGCTGGCCCAAGTGTTCGcatatttgaaaaagttcatcaattttgaaatacAAATGTTCATGACCTTTTTAGAAAAATTgcaggattttatttttttataaaattttAAAAAGGTTTGCTGATTTGAGAAAATTTGCATTTGTGAAAAAAATtcaggaatttgaaaaaaaaaattcacaTATTTAAGAAAATTTTCACAAGTTTGAAAATTTCACAGATTAAGGAAAAAAGttcaggattttataaacagcTCACAAATTtcgaaaaagaaaagtaaaaatgaAAAAAAGTGAAAGAAAGAGAACATATAACAGAAGGAAAAGCAGAGAAACAATgaccaaaaaaaaaaaaacaaNNNNNNNNNNNNNNNNNNNNNNNNNNNNNNNNNNNNNNNNNNNNNNNNNNNNNNNNNNNNNNNNNNNNNNNNNNNNNNNNNNNNNNNNNNNNNNNNNNNNNNNNNNNNNNNNNNNNNNNNNNNNNNNNNNNNNNNNNNNNNNNNNNNNNNNNNNNNNNNNNNNNNNNNNNNNNNNNNNNNNNNNNNNNNNNNNNNNNNNNNNNNNNNNNNNNNNNNNNNNNNNNNNNNNNNNNNNNNNNNNNNNNNNNNNNNNNNNNNNNNNNNNNNNNNNNNNNNNNNNNNNNNNNNNNNNNNNNNNNNNNNNNNNNNNNNNNNNNNNNNNNNNNNNNNNNNNNNNNNNNNNNNNNNNNNNNNNNNNNNNNNNNNNNNNNNNNNNNNNNNNNNNNNNNNNNNNNNNNNNNNNNNNNNNNNNNNNNNNNNNNNNNNNNNNNNNNNNNNNNNNNNNNNNNNNNNNNNNNNNNNNNNGGAGGGCTGGCTCTTCATGATGCAAAGAGATGATATACTACAGCCTGTTGCAACTTGCAAGCAAACATGAATTTCTCATTAAATTTCAGACTACCAGGTTTCATACGGATGTTCTCAAATTTGAGTTGAGACTTGAGGGCATCAGATTTTCTATCAGTATGTGACAAAATCTAGAAACCTACTTCTACATGTTTAAAAGGTTGCAAACAGGAGCTATAAAAAGCCACTATTCAACAAATTTGCCAGCTATTCTAACAAATCAATCgacttttatttgcaaaaaaaaaaatcaatcAATTTCCACTGACTGTTCTAGCAAACAAATCACTGGAAAAAAGAGCATCTTCTCTGTGTTTTACGACACGATTTAAACAAACATTGTCTTTACCCCTCAATAAATCCCAATGTGGTATACTACACAACCTAACATCCATGGCAAAGTGAGTCGAGATCCTGCATGCGCCTACGTCATGGTAGTATCGGCAGTAGGTCGCGACTGGGATGCGTGAGCCCGAGCTTCTGGCGCTCTCTCCAACACCTTGAGCAGGTGTGCTTCCATGTTCCTATTATATGTCGTCATTGATAATAGAGATGTACCATTCCCCAAAACATTCGTTTTATTTTATACTCCAAGTAAAAAAAAACTAATGTACACATAATTTAGAGGCGCGTCTTAAATAGATTGCAGAGCATAAATAGCTTTCGTGTTCAAGGAACCTTGTGTTACTTTTCATGGATGAGATGAATCACATGGACCTCAGCTATGCCACTCTCAAGTTAGCCAAGACATGGTATGACTTACATCAATTGTGTTTTTGTAGATTTCATTCAGCAAATCCACTTGCATGTTGTTACTTTCCACCATTGGTGGATCTATATATTCTTGCACCAACTCCATGACATGATTGTCCGTTGAAAGAGGTTCATTCCCCATGTTTGGGATGACCCGTAGTCGTGACCTTGCAGCGTAGGTGGTGCCCTTCTCGTGGTAGTATGGCTACTCGCAACATCCATGATGCTTAGCGGCAGCTCGTGGCGTATCCCAACCTTGTAGTGCTGGCCCAACGAGCAGGAGGGGAAGCGGGTGCCGTGGGCCTAAGATGGTGAGAGAGGGATGACGCAGAGGAGAAACCGGATGAATGGCCTGGAGAGAAGGAGAACAGTTACAAGGTGGAGCGATGTGTGGGCCCCCACAGTGGCACGCGCGGTCGGTTACGCGATCTCAATCATTTTCGGAAAGGTTATTTGCAACACAAAAGAACTTTTTGAAATAATAACCTACAAAACTGGGTCATACACCCAAGTCCATCAATTAGTCGCAAAGCCGCACCCGAGTTGAACAGGAAGGACAAAAGCCGCATCGATGACAGGCGGAATGGTACGCCTATCGCGATCCATACCTTTGCCCCGCAACCACACCATTGATAAAACATAGCGCCACACTGGAGAAGGAAAGAGAACAGGCGCCGCCCACCCGTCGCAACATGTTGGAAGTGAGAAGACACAACCACAACCGTGCAGGGGCCCTGCGAGGGAGGGGCACACATCTCGCCCGCTGCACCCCACAATGAAGTTGCCTACTCGCCCGCCGCAGGGGTAACCCCCTTTTCTGATTCCTCACCATGCCCACAAAGACACGTTTCCTGGCAAGTGGGGCGGCACGAAGGAAAAATATAGCGACCAAAGGTCGACGAAGATGGCCACATGCACCCCAGATCCCCAAGGCACAAGAAAGCTCCGTAGACCCCCCGACTGCTAACCAAACGGATCCACTAGTGGGCAAATTTACCCAACGCACGACCTGGTCGAAATTGATCGAGGGCAGCCAGGCAAATCGATCGCTCCTACGAGCTCCAACCCGTGAGAGCTTAGTAATTTAAacaaagagaaattggtcactaaCTAGGCCCATATATTGATCCATGCACTTCAAGGCCTGTGTCGACCACCGTTGCCGCAAACAATCTCCCAGGGCATTCTATCGAGAGAGGCAGAGAGGAATTGGTGGAGACGAGCTGCCTTATGATCCGGCTGCTAGGCAACGAATTTTAGAGGAGGGGGAAATAATTCTCCCCTCCCAAGGGAATTggagagttttttttttttttgagggtggGAATTGGAGAGAATTGGTGGCATTCTAACTCGCAAGGAAGTTGATCCTCTTCGAACCCCTTAAATCCAAGTAAGATGAGGTCGGTCGGTCCATCGGTCGCAAGCCGCACCCGGGTCGAACAGCAGGGGACTCCGGTCCGGCGGCACCGAACCGAACGCCTCTTCTTCATCTTGCTCCGCAAGAAGCCCACCCCGGCCGCATAAGCCCACTTCCCCCGACCAGCAGCGGCGGcgaccccctcccctcctcctccttcccccaatCGAACTCGGCGGCCCCCGTTCCGGCGACTCCGGCCATGTCGGTGAGTACCCCTGACCTCCCCCGTGCCGCCTCCTTTCAGATCTCGATTCGCCCCCCGTCTGACGGCCCGCTCCCCTCGCCCCCGCGCAGATCTTCGAGTACAACGGCTCCGCGGTGGTGGCGATGGTGGGGAAGAACTGCTTCGCCATCGCCAGCGACCGCCGCCTCGGCGTGCAGCTGCAGACCGTCGCCACCGACTTCCAGCGGGTCTTCAAGAtccacggcaagctctacatcggccTCTCCGGCCTCGCCTCCGACGCCCAGACGCTGTGAGCCGCTCCCCAGATCCCCCCGCCCTCTCGCCTCTGCTCGATTTGTCTTGCTTAgggtttgtttgtttgcttgtttgttggcGTCGGCGCGCAGGTACCAGCGGCTCGTGTTCAAGCACAAGCTGTACCAGCTGCGGGAGGAGCGCGACATGAAGCCCGAGACCTTCGCCAGCCTCGTCTCCTCCATGCTCTACGAGAAGAGGTGAGGGTTATTACCACTAGTGCGACCACAGCCCGAATTTTATCGAATTATTATTCACTTGTGCAGAAAGATGAAAATTTGGACATGTTAACTGTAGTGTTATATGTTGGTGTAGCAATTTGTTCCAGGCTTCATTTATTCTTAGGTCGCTTATAAGACCTTTGGTATACAAACTGTAGAGTGATTAGAGGCAGCTAGTTTTATGACAGCATAGACATTGGCAATAAGTAGCATCACCATATAGCTTATGCTTAGTCTAATGTTTACGACCTGTATGAACATATAGGCGTATACTAAGAAGTAAGAACACAATTGCAAAGCAGGCGCCATTACCTTGACTATCAAGTGATTCATTTTGTGCCAGATATATATAAATCTCCGCAGGGTTTATAGCTTGCAAATTTGCTCAAAAGTACTATCCAGTATTTTACAGTGTAGTGACCTTTTGGAGGGTGTAGTACTACTTGTACTTAAGAGCTACATGTGGATATGCAATGATGTAGTACATGTACATTTTAGACTCCCCCCCTTTGTCCTTTTCCACTAAAGAGCTAATTAGGATACTTTTAACATGTTAGTTATTAACCTGCAATATATACAAATGTTACTTTTTCTTATTAAGAATCCAGGGGTAGGATGTTAGCTGAGCATCAATAAAATTTATAGATAGCTTACAAAGTAAATCTGGACACTTCTGGAACTAGAACCATAAGTCCAGAGCTTCCTTTTTCCAACAGTGAAAATCCTGGTGTTTAGCTGGCCAATTGTGTTAGATATAAACCACAATTTCTGATTGATAAGCATGATTCTTTATTGTTTCTACCTATGCAGTAATTACGACTTCTGGCATCGTGATAGTTAGCCTTTGCATATAGTAGTGAGCTCAGTCGTTGGCCTTTCATACTAATATTGACCTATGTCTTATCTATGCTAAACCGTGTGTCTTCATTATATATGATTTGATAACGGAGAGAGGTTAATCTAACTTTTTTGTGCTAATGAAACACTCCAGATTTGGGCCGTATTTCTGCCAGCCAATTATTGCTGGACTTGGACAGGATGACGAGCCATTTATTTGTACCATGGACTGCATTGGTGCAAAGTAAGTATCAGTTTCTTTTGTGTGTGTATGCTTTTGCCTTCTGCACATATGTTTTCCATGTATTTCATACACATGGTATTCTGGTTGATTATCTGCTTCTCATTGCTACCGTTTACTTTGTTGAGTACTATGCCTGGTTTGGTTCATGGGGTAAGGGAAAGTTTCCTTTACAATTTTTTAAATTATATATAGGTTCTTCAACTTTGCCAAAAGTGACCTGACTTAGGAAAATCAGTAAATCATCAACAAATTGGCTCATATGACTAACCATGACAGGAGGTTATTTTGCTTCTATCTCCAAAGTGAAAAACCTGATTTTTAAAGCACATAGAGGATTTGATTTGTATACCCACATGAGTAGTAACATGGCTAATTTCTTCTGGGAATTTTTGTTGAGCATATCACTACCCAGAATATTGCTTATTTGACTCACCAACCAATACCACACAATTGACACAATCTCTCTGTCCCATATAATTGGTATGCTAGGCAGTGGTAAACTCCCTTCAGCTGTTTCTTTACTAAAGCTGGCAATCATTTCCCCTTCTCATTCGTACGTTTCTTAGCCATATTGAAACG
Protein-coding regions in this window:
- the LOC123167383 gene encoding proteasome subunit beta type-3: MSIFEYNGSAVVAMVGKNCFAIASDRRLGVQLQTVATDFQRVFKIHGKLYIGLSGLASDAQTLYQRLVFKHKLYQLREERDMKPETFASLVSSMLYEKRFGPYFCQPIIAGLGQDDEPFICTMDCIGAKELAKDFVVSGTASESLYGACESMYKPNMEPEELFETISQALLSSVDRDCLSGWGGYVLIVTPTEVQERILKGRMD